A window of the Pedobacter frigiditerrae genome harbors these coding sequences:
- the uvrA gene encoding excinuclease ABC subunit UvrA — protein MSEKNIDLGEQKDVEVYGARVHNLKNIDVSFPRNQLVVITGLSGSGKSSLAFDTIYAEGQRRYMETFSAYSRQFMGGMERPDVDKVSGLSPVIAIEQKTTSKNPRSTVGTITEIYDFMRLLYARVGDAFSYNTGEKMERMSEDQILKNIYKKFDTMPVNILAPVVKGRKGHYRELFEQIRKQGYVKVRVDGDIKDITAKMQVDRYKIHDIEIVVDRLIVDDKDHKRLLDSIQTAMRLGKGIIKISDKDNNVAHFSKFLMCPTTGISYDEPQPNSFSFNSPYGACERCDGLGYIFVVDKESVMPNMKLSIINGGLAPLGEYRDVWMFQVLKALGKKYNFSLSTPLEKLGDENIDIILNGTHDLLSVAVEYNKWNVQNYQITFDGIIKLLEEQQDKRSDTENANDMDSFRKLKTCPVCHGARLKKESLHFKVDGKNIFELAEMDIFSLKTWFAEVEARLNERQNTIAKEILKEIRARIGFLTDVGLNYLSLDRTARTLSGGEAQRIRLATQIGSQLMNVMYILDEPSIGLHQRDNERLIGALKNLRDLGNTVLVVEHDKDMILEADHVIDVGPAAGVHGGQIVAQGTPAEILKSGTLTASYLNGEKGIQVPKKRRKGNGYKLSIIKATGHNLKEVSVDFPLGKFIAVTGVSGSGKSSLITETLYPILNHHFFRAKKHPLPYEKINGLKEIDKVIEIDQAPIGRTPRSNPSTYTGVFSDIRNLYVMLPEAKIRGYKPGRFSFNVKGGRCETCQGAGMKVIEMNFLPDVSVPCEECGGRRYNRETLEVRYRGKSISDVLDMSIEEACEFFENMPAIYRKIKTLNDVGLGYIRLGQSSTTLSGGEAQRVKLATELSKKDTGKTFYILDEPTTGLHFEDINVLLGVLNELVEKGNTVLVIEHNLDVVKVADWVIDLGEEGGAGGGRIIFEGTPEGLIQNPISLTGKFLKKEMGG, from the coding sequence ATGAGCGAAAAGAACATTGACCTAGGCGAGCAAAAAGATGTAGAAGTGTATGGTGCTAGGGTGCATAATCTTAAAAATATTGATGTTAGTTTCCCTCGAAATCAACTGGTTGTAATTACTGGTTTAAGTGGCAGCGGTAAATCATCTTTAGCTTTTGACACCATTTATGCCGAAGGACAAAGACGCTACATGGAAACATTTAGCGCTTACTCTCGTCAGTTTATGGGAGGTATGGAACGTCCAGATGTTGATAAGGTTTCTGGCTTAAGTCCCGTTATTGCCATTGAGCAAAAAACAACTAGTAAAAACCCTCGTTCTACAGTAGGTACCATTACCGAAATTTACGATTTCATGCGTTTGCTTTACGCTCGTGTTGGCGATGCTTTTTCTTACAATACTGGTGAGAAAATGGAACGCATGAGTGAAGACCAAATCCTTAAAAATATCTACAAAAAGTTCGACACAATGCCAGTGAATATCTTGGCGCCAGTTGTTAAAGGTCGTAAAGGCCATTACAGGGAATTGTTTGAGCAGATTCGTAAACAAGGTTATGTTAAAGTTCGTGTAGATGGCGACATAAAAGACATTACAGCGAAAATGCAGGTGGACCGCTACAAAATTCACGATATTGAAATTGTAGTGGACCGATTAATCGTTGACGATAAAGACCACAAACGTTTATTAGACAGCATTCAAACTGCCATGCGTTTGGGTAAAGGCATTATCAAAATAAGCGATAAGGATAACAATGTGGCGCATTTCAGTAAATTCTTGATGTGCCCAACTACAGGAATTTCTTATGATGAACCGCAACCAAATAGTTTTTCCTTCAACTCGCCTTATGGTGCTTGTGAGCGTTGCGATGGTTTAGGATATATTTTTGTTGTCGACAAGGAATCGGTAATGCCAAATATGAAGTTGAGCATTATCAATGGCGGTTTAGCCCCTTTAGGTGAATATCGCGATGTTTGGATGTTCCAAGTTTTAAAAGCCTTGGGTAAAAAATATAATTTCTCACTTTCTACACCTTTGGAGAAATTGGGAGATGAAAATATAGACATCATCTTAAATGGAACACATGACCTTTTAAGTGTTGCCGTTGAGTACAATAAATGGAACGTTCAGAATTATCAAATCACATTTGATGGTATTATTAAATTGTTGGAAGAACAACAAGATAAGAGAAGTGATACCGAGAATGCGAATGACATGGATAGTTTCCGTAAGTTAAAAACTTGCCCAGTTTGTCATGGCGCTCGTTTAAAAAAGGAAAGTCTTCACTTTAAGGTTGATGGTAAAAACATCTTCGAGCTTGCCGAAATGGATATTTTCAGTTTAAAAACTTGGTTCGCTGAAGTTGAAGCTCGTTTAAATGAAAGACAGAATACCATCGCCAAAGAAATTCTTAAAGAAATTAGAGCTCGTATTGGTTTCTTGACTGATGTAGGCTTAAATTATCTATCGTTAGACAGAACTGCTCGTACCCTCTCTGGTGGCGAGGCACAACGTATTCGTTTAGCTACTCAAATTGGTTCTCAATTGATGAATGTAATGTACATTTTGGATGAACCAAGTATTGGTTTGCACCAAAGAGACAACGAACGTTTAATTGGCGCTTTGAAAAATCTACGCGATTTGGGCAATACCGTTTTGGTGGTTGAACACGATAAGGACATGATTTTAGAAGCTGACCACGTGATAGATGTTGGTCCGGCTGCGGGTGTACATGGCGGACAAATTGTTGCACAAGGAACGCCAGCAGAGATTTTAAAATCTGGAACTTTAACGGCTTCTTATTTGAATGGCGAAAAGGGAATTCAAGTTCCTAAAAAACGTAGAAAAGGAAATGGCTATAAATTATCTATCATTAAAGCAACTGGACATAACTTAAAAGAAGTGTCAGTTGATTTCCCTTTGGGTAAATTTATTGCGGTTACAGGTGTTTCAGGTAGTGGAAAGTCGAGTTTAATCACTGAAACCCTATATCCAATTCTAAATCATCATTTCTTTAGGGCTAAAAAACATCCGCTTCCTTACGAGAAAATTAACGGTTTAAAGGAGATAGACAAGGTAATTGAAATTGACCAAGCACCAATAGGTCGTACACCAAGGTCAAATCCGTCTACTTATACTGGCGTTTTTTCAGATATTAGAAACTTGTATGTAATGTTGCCAGAGGCGAAGATTAGAGGTTACAAACCTGGTCGTTTCTCGTTTAATGTTAAAGGTGGAAGATGCGAAACTTGCCAAGGTGCAGGAATGAAAGTTATCGAGATGAATTTCTTGCCAGATGTTTCTGTTCCTTGTGAAGAATGTGGCGGTAGAAGATATAATCGCGAAACTTTAGAAGTTCGTTATAGAGGCAAATCTATTAGCGATGTTTTAGACATGAGCATTGAAGAAGCTTGTGAGTTCTTCGAGAATATGCCAGCTATTTATCGTAAAATTAAAACTCTAAATGATGTTGGTTTAGGCTATATCCGCCTCGGACAATCTTCTACAACTTTATCTGGTGGTGAAGCACAACGTGTTAAACTGGCTACCGAACTTTCTAAAAAAGACACAGGTAAAACCTTCTATATTTTAGATGAGCCTACTACAGGTTTGCATTTTGAAGACATCAATGTGCTGTTGGGTGTGTTGAATGAATTGGTTGAAAAAGGAAATACAGTTTTAGTAATCGAGCATAATTTAGATGTGGTAAAAGTTGCCGACTGGGTGATTGATTTAGGAGAAGAAGGTGGAGCAGGAGGTGGTAGAATTATCTTCGAAGGTACGCCAGAGGGATTAATTCAAAACCCAATAAGCTTAACTGGTAAGTTCTTGAAAAAGGAAATGGGAGGGTAA
- a CDS encoding DNA cytosine methyltransferase, whose protein sequence is MDNKQFLRIEDVAEKLNVSQKTVRRHIHSGKIKSSKIGGLHRVEENDLQHFINLSVYANVVPQEDLPAEPSGEKAKRKSTKTDVINWIDISDDWDSPVKTDFTSADLFCGAGGMAKGFEMAGFKQLCGLDWFKEAGETYRANLSHPLVEGDITQRNIKDQFINTVKKQLKGKSLTVLSGGFPCQGFSMSGSRIIEDQRNSLYKDMLEIIRELQPQFIVAENVKGLRSMLKGKVEDKIKADIRELGYEVNVTVLNSADYYVPQKRERVIFIANRINKVNQHPTPLLEPGSYVTTKEAIADLIDLKDDEDFNHVRTKHSDDMSKRLALVPEGKSLYSNYSDSWKKCPWNEASCTIKENHGGVNIHPIEPRVITVREMARLQSFPDDYIFKGPKAKQMVQIGNAVPPLLAKAIALAIKNTLE, encoded by the coding sequence ATGGACAACAAACAATTTCTTAGAATTGAAGATGTAGCTGAAAAATTAAACGTTTCGCAAAAGACAGTTAGAAGACACATCCATTCTGGCAAAATAAAATCGAGTAAAATTGGTGGTTTACACAGGGTAGAAGAAAATGATTTACAGCACTTCATCAATCTATCTGTTTATGCAAACGTAGTTCCTCAAGAAGACCTGCCTGCCGAACCGTCAGGAGAAAAAGCTAAACGAAAATCTACCAAAACCGATGTAATCAATTGGATTGACATTTCAGATGACTGGGATAGTCCAGTTAAAACCGATTTCACTTCTGCTGATTTATTTTGTGGCGCCGGCGGAATGGCTAAAGGTTTTGAAATGGCAGGTTTTAAACAACTTTGTGGTTTAGATTGGTTTAAAGAAGCTGGTGAAACTTATCGTGCTAACCTTTCCCATCCATTAGTTGAAGGAGACATTACCCAAAGGAATATCAAAGACCAATTCATCAATACAGTTAAAAAACAACTAAAAGGCAAAAGTTTAACCGTTCTTTCTGGGGGATTCCCTTGTCAGGGTTTTAGCATGTCGGGCAGCCGTATAATTGAAGACCAACGTAATTCTCTTTATAAGGATATGCTTGAAATCATCCGAGAATTACAACCTCAATTTATTGTTGCAGAAAATGTAAAAGGTTTACGTTCTATGCTTAAAGGCAAGGTAGAAGATAAGATTAAGGCGGATATTAGAGAACTAGGTTACGAAGTAAATGTGACTGTTTTAAACTCTGCAGATTATTATGTTCCGCAAAAAAGGGAAAGGGTAATTTTTATTGCGAATAGAATTAATAAGGTTAATCAGCACCCCACTCCTTTGCTAGAACCTGGCTCCTATGTAACCACAAAAGAAGCTATCGCCGATTTAATTGACTTAAAAGATGACGAGGATTTCAACCATGTGAGAACAAAACATAGTGATGACATGAGCAAACGTTTGGCCCTTGTTCCAGAAGGAAAAAGTTTATATAGCAACTATTCTGATTCTTGGAAAAAATGCCCTTGGAACGAAGCGAGTTGTACCATTAAGGAAAACCATGGTGGCGTTAATATCCATCCCATTGAACCAAGAGTAATTACAGTAAGGGAAATGGCCAGATTGCAATCTTTTCCAGATGATTATATTTTTAAAGGCCCGAAGGCTAAACAAATGGTACAGATTGGAAATGCGGTACCGCCATTGTTAGCTAAAGCAATAGCGTTGGCGATAAAGAATACATTGGAGTAA
- the fabV gene encoding enoyl-ACP reductase FabV, with protein MIIEPRVRGFICLTAHPKGCEQNVINQINYIKSQGAINGPKKVLVIGASTGFGLASRITSAFGSDAATIGVYFEKPPQEGKTASPGWYNTAAFETEANKAGLYAKSINGDAFSNEVKQQTIDLIKADLGQIDLVIYSLASPIRTNPKTGITHRSVLKPIGGSFSNKTVDFHTGVVSTVSIEPANEDEIQNTIAVMGGEDWEMWIDALKAENLLADGFTTVAYSYIGPAVTEAVYRKGTIGMAKDHLEATAFTITDKLAVLNGKAYVSVNKALVTQASSAIPVIPLYISILYKIMKEEGIHEGCIEQIQRLFQNRLYTGDAVPLDEKGRIRIDDWEMREDVQAQVAKLWAEATTEDLPNIGDLAGYKTDFFNLFGFQVAGVDYTADVNEVVKVPGLVEA; from the coding sequence ATGATTATTGAACCTAGAGTACGAGGATTTATCTGTTTAACTGCGCATCCGAAAGGCTGTGAGCAAAACGTAATTAATCAAATTAACTATATCAAATCTCAAGGTGCCATTAATGGCCCTAAAAAAGTGTTGGTAATTGGCGCTTCAACTGGTTTTGGTTTGGCATCGAGAATTACAAGTGCTTTTGGCTCTGACGCTGCTACAATTGGCGTTTATTTTGAAAAGCCACCTCAAGAAGGAAAAACTGCTTCTCCAGGCTGGTATAATACTGCAGCTTTTGAGACAGAGGCTAACAAAGCAGGTTTATATGCAAAAAGTATTAACGGCGATGCTTTTTCTAATGAAGTTAAACAACAAACTATCGACTTGATTAAAGCTGATTTAGGTCAGATAGATTTAGTGATTTACAGTTTAGCTTCGCCGATTAGAACTAATCCTAAAACAGGCATTACGCACCGTTCGGTTTTAAAGCCAATTGGTGGTTCTTTCTCTAATAAAACAGTAGATTTTCATACAGGAGTTGTTTCTACAGTATCAATTGAGCCTGCAAATGAAGACGAGATTCAAAATACAATTGCTGTAATGGGTGGTGAAGATTGGGAAATGTGGATTGATGCTTTAAAGGCAGAAAACTTGTTAGCTGATGGTTTTACAACCGTTGCATATTCTTATATCGGCCCTGCTGTAACCGAAGCGGTATACCGCAAGGGAACAATTGGTATGGCAAAAGACCATTTAGAAGCAACTGCATTTACAATTACTGATAAATTAGCCGTCCTAAATGGGAAAGCTTACGTTTCGGTTAATAAAGCTTTGGTAACTCAAGCAAGTTCTGCTATTCCTGTTATTCCATTATACATCTCTATTTTGTATAAAATCATGAAGGAAGAAGGCATCCACGAAGGATGTATTGAGCAAATTCAGCGTTTGTTCCAAAACAGATTATACACTGGAGACGCGGTTCCTTTAGATGAAAAAGGAAGAATTAGAATTGACGATTGGGAAATGCGTGAGGATGTACAAGCACAAGTTGCAAAATTATGGGCTGAAGCAACAACTGAAGATTTACCAAATATTGGCGATTTAGCTGGCTATAAAACTGATTTCTTTAACTTATTTGGTTTCCAAGTAGCAGGTGTAGATTACACTGCTGATGTAAATGAAGTGGTTAAAGTGCCTGGTTTGGTTGAAGCTTAG
- a CDS encoding SulP family inorganic anion transporter → MSYLNLFDFKQKINYKTEILAGLTVAMTMIPESLSFAILAGFPPLAGLYAAFIMGLVTAVFGGRPGLVSGGAGATVIVLIALMKSNGIEYVFAAVALAGVIQILVGIFKFGKFIRLVPQPVMFGFVNGLAIVIFMSQISQFKIQGTETWLSGSALYIMLGLVALTIAIVIGFPKITKAIPASLVAIFVVFAIVAGFGIHTKTVSDIASVAGGFPPFHIPKIPLNFETLKIIFPYGLIMASVGLTEGLLTLNLVDEITGTKGNGNRECIAQGSANILNGFFFGMGGCPMIAQTLVNLSAGSRARLSGIVAALTILLIVLYGAPVIGKLPMAALVGVMIMVAIGTFEWASFKIINKMPKHDIFVGILVAAITVLLHNLALAVLIGVIVSALVFAWESAKRIRAKKYIDENGIKHYEIFGPLFFGSTAAFAEKFDVTNDPEQIIIDFKESRINDMSAIDAVNKITERYAKLNKTVKLYHLSADCRTLLQNAEEVIEVNILEDPTYKVANR, encoded by the coding sequence ATGAGCTACCTCAACCTATTCGATTTTAAGCAGAAGATAAATTATAAAACAGAAATCTTAGCAGGCTTAACCGTTGCAATGACAATGATTCCCGAATCGCTTTCATTTGCTATTCTTGCAGGTTTTCCGCCTTTAGCCGGATTATATGCTGCTTTTATCATGGGTTTGGTGACTGCCGTTTTTGGTGGTCGACCAGGTTTAGTTTCTGGGGGAGCAGGAGCTACGGTAATTGTGCTTATTGCTCTAATGAAATCTAATGGAATAGAATATGTTTTTGCTGCGGTTGCATTAGCTGGTGTCATTCAGATTTTGGTGGGCATTTTTAAGTTCGGAAAATTTATTCGGCTGGTGCCGCAACCTGTAATGTTTGGCTTTGTAAACGGGTTGGCGATAGTGATTTTCATGTCGCAGATTAGCCAATTTAAAATACAAGGTACAGAAACTTGGCTTTCTGGTTCTGCTTTATACATCATGTTAGGCTTAGTAGCACTTACCATCGCTATCGTTATTGGATTTCCAAAAATCACAAAAGCAATCCCAGCATCATTGGTAGCTATTTTTGTGGTGTTCGCCATAGTGGCTGGTTTTGGCATCCATACTAAAACGGTAAGCGATATTGCTTCAGTTGCTGGCGGATTTCCTCCTTTTCACATCCCAAAAATCCCTTTAAATTTTGAGACACTAAAAATCATTTTTCCCTATGGTTTAATCATGGCATCCGTAGGTTTAACAGAAGGTTTGTTAACCTTAAACTTGGTTGATGAAATTACAGGTACAAAAGGAAATGGAAATAGGGAATGTATAGCACAAGGAAGTGCCAATATATTAAATGGATTTTTCTTCGGAATGGGTGGTTGCCCAATGATAGCCCAAACTTTGGTCAACCTATCAGCGGGTTCAAGAGCTCGTTTATCAGGAATTGTAGCAGCGCTGACCATTTTGTTAATTGTTCTATATGGAGCACCAGTTATTGGTAAATTGCCAATGGCCGCATTGGTAGGAGTGATGATTATGGTGGCAATTGGCACTTTTGAGTGGGCTAGTTTTAAAATCATTAATAAAATGCCAAAGCATGATATTTTCGTTGGCATTTTAGTAGCTGCAATCACCGTTTTGCTTCATAATTTAGCCTTAGCCGTTTTAATTGGTGTAATTGTTTCTGCATTGGTATTTGCTTGGGAAAGTGCAAAACGCATTCGGGCAAAAAAATACATTGATGAAAATGGCATAAAACATTATGAGATTTTCGGCCCCCTGTTTTTTGGTTCTACAGCTGCATTTGCAGAAAAGTTTGATGTAACCAATGACCCAGAACAAATCATCATCGATTTTAAGGAAAGTAGAATAAATGACATGAGCGCAATCGACGCGGTAAATAAAATTACAGAGCGTTATGCAAAATTAAACAAGACCGTAAAATTATATCATCTTAGTGCAGATTGTAGGACTTTGCTTCAAAATGCCGAAGAAGTAATTGAGGTAAATATCTTGGAAGACCCAACTTACAAGGTTGCCAATCGTTAG
- a CDS encoding arsenate reductase ArsC, whose translation MKKILVLCTGNSCRSQIAEGYLRYFANGKAEIYSAGIETHGVNPRAIETMAADGIDISNHTSNNIDEYTNMDFDYVITVCDHAKENCPYFPTKAIKLHYNFPDPAKATGNEEEIKAQFASVRNMIKAYCQDFFQHI comes from the coding sequence ATGAAAAAAATATTAGTGCTCTGCACTGGCAATAGTTGCCGAAGCCAGATTGCCGAAGGGTATTTGAGATATTTTGCAAATGGCAAAGCTGAAATTTACAGTGCAGGTATAGAAACACATGGCGTAAACCCGAGGGCTATAGAAACGATGGCGGCAGATGGTATTGATATCTCCAATCATACCTCCAACAACATTGATGAATACACAAACATGGATTTCGATTATGTAATTACTGTTTGTGATCATGCAAAAGAGAATTGCCCATATTTTCCAACAAAAGCAATTAAACTACATTATAACTTTCCAGATCCTGCAAAGGCTACGGGAAACGAGGAGGAAATTAAAGCTCAGTTTGCAAGCGTAAGAAATATGATTAAAGCTTACTGTCAGGACTTTTTTCAGCATATTTAA
- a CDS encoding DUF6428 family protein yields the protein MNLSEIKNILNTVEAVNFKLEDGTMVPEHFHVTEIGVVNKHFIDCGGVVRKENKANFQLWDANDFEHRLKPGKLLSIISLSEKVLGLEDLEIEVEYQSTTIGKYSLAFDGKDFVLVNMQTACLASDACGIPAEKQKVKLTQLPVANACTPGGGCC from the coding sequence ATGAACTTATCAGAAATCAAAAACATTTTAAATACAGTGGAGGCTGTAAATTTTAAACTAGAAGACGGTACAATGGTGCCAGAACATTTTCACGTAACCGAAATAGGTGTGGTGAATAAACATTTCATTGATTGTGGCGGTGTAGTAAGAAAAGAGAATAAAGCCAATTTTCAATTATGGGATGCAAATGATTTCGAACATCGTTTAAAACCTGGGAAGCTATTAAGCATTATCAGTTTATCTGAAAAGGTTTTAGGTTTAGAAGATTTAGAAATTGAAGTAGAATATCAAAGTACAACCATTGGTAAGTATAGCTTAGCATTTGATGGAAAAGATTTTGTATTAGTAAACATGCAAACTGCTTGTTTGGCAAGTGACGCTTGTGGGATTCCAGCAGAAAAACAAAAGGTGAAATTAACTCAATTGCCGGTAGCAAATGCTTGTACACCTGGAGGAGGTTGTTGCTAA
- a CDS encoding metalloregulator ArsR/SmtB family transcription factor, with protein sequence MGASKTEHFTAKQNEIASIMKALGHPARIAIIDYLLKVETCICGDIVNELPLAQPTVSQHLKELKNAGLIKGNIEGNAICYCIDEETFAKFQNFLSEVFGKIQVKKSNCC encoded by the coding sequence ATGGGCGCATCAAAAACAGAACACTTTACAGCTAAGCAAAATGAGATAGCTTCAATCATGAAAGCATTAGGTCATCCAGCTAGGATAGCAATTATTGATTATTTGCTAAAAGTGGAAACTTGTATTTGCGGAGATATAGTAAATGAATTGCCTTTGGCACAACCAACTGTTTCTCAGCATTTAAAAGAGTTAAAAAACGCAGGATTAATAAAAGGAAATATTGAAGGTAACGCGATTTGCTACTGTATTGATGAAGAGACGTTTGCTAAATTCCAAAATTTCCTTTCAGAAGTTTTTGGAAAAATTCAAGTTAAAAAAAGTAATTGTTGTTAA
- a CDS encoding pirin family protein: protein MSNIKLIIEERPSDIGNFMVGRLLPFREKRMVGPFSFIDHMGPTLMSDYQNLDIPPHPHIGLSTLTYLFEGSIMHKDSLGTEVEVQPGQVNWMTSGKGIAHSERTPEYLRHTNKMLHGLQIWVALPKDLEQMEPEFFHADADEIPTWEENGIQYKLVAGEVLGHKSPIPVYSPLYLLELKSTTKTNIKIGDRLFGESAIYILEGGIESEENTFTPKQLLVAKENSLCEFTMLENTSIYIFGGEPFHEERFIYWNFVATSKELIEAAKTKWLHQEFEPVPGETDFVPLPERRL from the coding sequence ATGTCGAATATTAAGCTCATTATTGAAGAAAGGCCAAGTGATATTGGCAACTTTATGGTTGGTAGATTATTGCCATTCCGTGAAAAAAGAATGGTTGGACCGTTTTCTTTTATAGACCACATGGGGCCGACGTTAATGAGCGATTATCAAAATTTAGACATCCCTCCCCATCCACATATTGGCTTATCTACTTTAACTTATCTTTTTGAGGGAAGTATCATGCACAAGGATAGTTTGGGCACTGAGGTAGAAGTTCAGCCAGGCCAAGTAAACTGGATGACATCTGGAAAAGGTATTGCGCATTCTGAAAGAACGCCAGAATACCTTCGTCATACTAACAAAATGTTGCACGGCTTGCAGATATGGGTTGCACTTCCTAAAGATTTAGAGCAAATGGAGCCAGAGTTTTTTCACGCAGATGCGGATGAAATTCCTACTTGGGAAGAAAATGGCATTCAATATAAATTAGTTGCTGGAGAAGTTTTGGGGCATAAATCGCCAATTCCTGTTTATAGTCCACTCTATTTATTGGAATTAAAAAGCACAACCAAAACAAACATTAAAATTGGCGACCGACTTTTTGGCGAAAGTGCTATCTACATTTTAGAAGGCGGAATTGAAAGTGAAGAAAATACGTTTACACCAAAACAATTGTTAGTAGCAAAAGAGAATTCACTTTGTGAGTTTACAATGTTAGAAAATACAAGCATTTACATTTTTGGTGGTGAGCCTTTTCACGAAGAGCGTTTTATCTATTGGAACTTTGTAGCAACGAGCAAAGAATTAATTGAAGCCGCGAAAACAAAATGGCTACATCAAGAATTTGAACCTGTGCCGGGAGAAACTGATTTTGTGCCTTTGCCTGAGAGACGTCTTTAA
- a CDS encoding ferredoxin--NADP reductase, whose protein sequence is MSLQKLRVISVTKQPTEVIKIDFETVNGIKLNYKAGQFLSLVFQVNGKELRRSYSFYSSPAIDEPLSIAVKLVENGEISRFIHHQLTIGDEMEMAEPNGQFIYQPDAKEKTIFLFAAGVGITPLLSILKTALVTETKSKIVLIYSSRSADETLFLEEIAAWQIKYPERFKVIHLFSNSKNLMRARLNGFLINQLVKENLAFDKEDALCYTCGPVDYMDVCRITLLGSGFKPHQVKRETFVLPEDEVDEDDETEKIVDKNTYAIILHFKGNVHHLSVPWPKRILDVALENKINIPYSCSGGVCSTCTATCTAGAVRMDYNEVLTDDEVANGRVLVCTGHPTENGTTITWD, encoded by the coding sequence ATGTCTTTGCAAAAACTCCGAGTAATTTCTGTAACCAAACAACCAACCGAAGTCATTAAAATTGATTTTGAAACGGTAAATGGTATAAAACTGAATTACAAAGCTGGACAATTTTTATCCCTCGTTTTTCAAGTGAATGGAAAAGAGCTAAGGCGTTCTTATTCTTTTTATAGTTCGCCAGCTATAGATGAGCCATTATCAATTGCGGTTAAGTTAGTTGAAAATGGAGAGATTTCTAGGTTTATCCACCATCAATTAACCATAGGCGATGAAATGGAGATGGCAGAACCAAATGGACAATTCATTTATCAGCCAGATGCAAAAGAAAAAACAATTTTTCTATTTGCAGCAGGAGTAGGGATAACACCACTTTTATCAATTTTAAAAACAGCTTTAGTTACTGAAACAAAATCTAAAATTGTGCTGATTTATAGCAGTCGCTCGGCTGATGAAACGTTATTCTTAGAGGAAATAGCCGCATGGCAAATTAAGTATCCCGAAAGATTTAAAGTGATACATCTTTTTAGCAACTCTAAGAATTTAATGAGAGCAAGGCTGAATGGATTTCTTATCAACCAGTTGGTTAAAGAAAATTTGGCTTTTGATAAGGAAGATGCCTTATGTTACACCTGCGGACCAGTAGATTATATGGACGTGTGTAGAATTACGCTGTTGGGAAGTGGATTTAAACCACATCAAGTAAAGAGAGAAACTTTCGTTTTGCCAGAAGATGAGGTGGATGAAGATGACGAAACAGAAAAAATAGTCGATAAAAACACTTATGCTATCATTTTACATTTTAAAGGAAATGTTCATCATTTATCTGTGCCTTGGCCTAAAAGGATTTTAGATGTTGCGCTTGAAAACAAAATCAATATTCCTTATAGCTGTAGCGGTGGTGTTTGTAGCACTTGCACCGCAACCTGTACTGCAGGCGCAGTTAGAATGGATTATAACGAAGTTTTAACAGACGATGAAGTTGCCAATGGTAGGGTTTTGGTTTGTACAGGGCACCCAACAGAAAATGGAACAACCATTACTTGGGATTAA
- a CDS encoding lytic transglycosylase domain-containing protein, translated as MIKKHIIPCAVILTLLVMAQVFAYTLPTVKKDLKNNNLTTIKKEAEEPAFTLAQLEFAEETLPLGDTRINSKMKRILASYGYENLQTNRLHRKAAEWFPIIEPILAAYGIPNDFKYVPLVESGLQGGTSPKGASGYWQFMPGTARMYGLKVNGRVDERKNLKKSTIAACKYIKELYGIFDSWTLVAAAYNVGDVHMKRQINKQNQDNYFKMKLNRETGGYVYKLISMKEILENPARNGYKSQKAFIAYVAPTAATVE; from the coding sequence ATGATAAAGAAACACATCATTCCATGTGCGGTAATTTTAACATTACTGGTTATGGCGCAAGTGTTTGCTTACACACTACCAACAGTAAAAAAAGATCTAAAGAACAACAATCTCACCACCATAAAAAAAGAAGCTGAAGAGCCAGCATTTACCTTAGCTCAATTAGAATTTGCAGAAGAGACTTTGCCATTGGGCGATACTCGTATCAATAGCAAAATGAAGAGAATTTTAGCTTCATACGGTTACGAGAATCTGCAAACAAATCGTTTACACCGAAAAGCGGCAGAGTGGTTTCCTATAATAGAACCAATTTTAGCGGCTTATGGTATCCCGAACGATTTTAAATATGTTCCCTTAGTTGAGTCTGGGTTACAAGGTGGTACATCTCCAAAAGGTGCGTCTGGTTATTGGCAATTTATGCCTGGCACAGCTCGTATGTATGGATTAAAAGTTAACGGTAGAGTAGATGAGCGTAAAAACTTAAAAAAATCTACTATCGCTGCCTGTAAGTACATTAAAGAATTGTATGGTATTTTTGATAGCTGGACTTTAGTTGCAGCTGCCTACAATGTTGGCGATGTACACATGAAAAGGCAAATTAACAAGCAAAATCAAGACAACTATTTCAAAATGAAATTAAACCGTGAAACAGGTGGATATGTTTACAAGTTAATTTCAATGAAAGAAATTTTAGAAAATCCTGCTCGTAATGGTTACAAGAGCCAAAAAGCATTTATTGCTTATGTTGCTCCAACAGCTGCTACGGTAGAGTAG